The DNA region GGTGTTGATCACCTCGATGGTCTGGCCGGACAGCGAGGTCACCACGTCGCCGGCCGCTGCGCGGTGCCGGACGGCATGTTCTCGACCAGGCCGACGATGCCGACGGCGTTCACCTTCGCCTTGCGGGCGGCCAGGGCGCGCATGGTGCCGATGACCACCGCGGCGCCGCCCATGTCCCACTTCATGTCCTCCATCCCGGCGGCGGGCTTGATGGAGATGCCGCCGGTGTCGAAGGTCACGCCCTTGCCGATGAAGGCGAGCGGGCGGCGATCCTCGGCGTCGGGGGCACCGTCCCAGCGCATCACGACGACGCGCGGCTCAAAGGCGCTGCCCTGGGCGACGCCGATCAGAGCGCCCATGCCGAGCTTCTTCAGCTTCTTGAGGTCCAGCACCTCACCTGCAGGCCGACGTCGGTCAGGTCCCGGCAGCGGTCAGCGAGGCTTTCCGGGTTCAGGACGTTGGCCGGCTCCGACACCAGATCGCGGTGTAGGCGACGGACTCGGCCAGCGGCTCCAGGCGGCCGTAGGCGCGCTTGGCGGCGTCCGGCTCCGCGGTCAGGACGATGATCTTCTTGAGGGAGGGCTTGGCCTCCTTCTTCTCGGTCGTCCGGTATTTGTCGAAGCGGTAGGAGCGCAGCTGCGCGCCGAAGGCCAGCTCCGCCGCCGCGGCGTCGGGGGCCACGGTGCCGCCGTCCGGCAGTCGAGCAGGACGGAGACCTCGGTCTCTCCGGACTGTCCAGGGCGGCGACGATGGAGCCGCCGACGCCTGGAGGGCAGCCTCCGACAGATCCTCGCCCTTGCCGATGCCGACCAGGAGGACGCGGTCGAACTCGACCCCGGCCGGCGCGAGGATCGCCAGCGTCTCCTCCTTCTTGCCGGTGAAGCGGCTGGCCTTCATGGCGCGGGACAGCGTGCCGCCCGTCTTCTGGTCGAGATCCTGCCCCGCGGCGCCGAGCGCGCGATCGGTGGCGACGGTGACGCGACGGTGCCGGACTTGGGCAGCGCGGGCTTCGCAAAGGCGAACTTCATCGGCTCCTCTCGGCTCCTCTCGGCTGGGACGGCCGGCGCGCGGCGCCGGGCGGGTGGGATCGATCCGCAACCACCCTGGATAAAGACCTTCCCGTGCGCCCTGTCAAGGCGCGGACCGGTTGTTTCCCGCGCCCGTCCGCAGTACATAGCCCCGGCACGCCGTGGTGGAAGCCCCGGCGCGCCGCGTACCGCCCGTCGATCGGCCGGGGAGGCCGGAGCCCATGTATTCATCCGCCACGCTGTCGCGCTACATCGGGCGCCAGTTCGTCACCTGGTTCCTGTTGCTGCTCGGCATCCTGCTGTCGATCATCCTGCTGCTCGACGTCGTGGAACTGCTGCGCCGCGCCGGGACCAAGCCGACATCACCTTCTGGCTGTCCTGCGCATGGCCCTGCTGAAGCTGCCGGAGATCGGCCAGCAGATCTTTCCCTTCGTGATCCTGTTCAGCGGCATGTTCACCTTCTGGCGGCTGACGCGCAGCGCGGAGCTGGTGGTGGCCCGCGCGGTCGGCGTGTCGGCGTGGCAGTTCCTGACCCCGGTGCTGATCGCCGCGCTGATGATCGGTGCGGTGAAGGTGACGATGATCAACCCGGTCGGCGCCGTCTTCATCGCCAAGTACAACCAGCTTCAGGACCGCTATCTGAAACTGAAGTCGAGCAGCTTCGACGTCTCGCGCAGCGGCCTCTGGCTGCGCCAGCAGGAGGCGGGGGAGCAGTATTTCATCCACGCCGACGGCGTGAACCCGCTGACCTTCGAGATGAGCCAGGTGATCGTCCTGCGCTTCGACACCAACATGACCTACATCGGCCGGGTCGACGCGCCGCGCGCCGTGCTGCGCGACCGGAAGTGGGAGTTGCAGGACGCCACGATCAACTTGGGCAAGAAGGAGTCGGAGACGGTTCCGGCCTACGTCATTCCGACGGAGCTGAACCGGACCACCATCGAGGAGAGCTTCGCCGCGCCGGAGACGATCTCCTTCTGGGATCTGCCGCAATTCATCCGCACGCTGGAGGCCACCGGCTTCCCGGCGGTCCGGCACCGCTTGCATTACCAGTCGCTGCTGTCGCAGCCCCTGCTCTATGTGGCGATGGTGCTGTTCGCCGCGGCCTTCTCGCTGCGGCTGCCGCGGCGCGGCGGCACGATGACCATGGTGTCCGGCGGCGTTCTGACCGGGTTCGTGCTGTTCGTGATGACCGACGTGATCCGCACCTTCGGCATCTCCGAAACCATCCCGCTGGCCATGGCGGCCTGGAGCCCGGCCTGTGTCAGCGTGCTTCTGGGCACCGCGGTGCTGTTGCATCTGGAGGACGGCTGACGCCGGATCCGGAGCAGGGCTGACGCCGACCGCCCGGTCTTTGGACACAATTCCGTTCCAGGATACGACCCACGATTCCGTTTACACGCGCCCGGGGGGCCGTATTAAACGGCAACCACCTCTGGAGTCTGGAGCACCATGCAGAGTTTGCGAGCCGTCCGGTCTGCCTTCGCCGTGGCGACCGCCTGCGCCCTTCTTGCCGCCGGCGCGCCCGCCGCGGCCCAGACGCGGGCTCCCAACGCTCCAAACAGCCCTGCTGCGGGAACGCAAGGCCCCGCGGAACGCATCGCCGCCGTCGTGAACGACGAGGTCATCTCGCTGTCCGACGTGCACGCGCGCATCCGCCTCGCCCTGCTGAACGCCGGTGCCCAGGACAGCGCGGAGACGCGCCAGCGCCTGACCCCGCAGGTGCTCCGCCAGCTGGTCGACGAGCGGCTCCAGCTTCAGGAGGCCAAGCGCCTCGGCGTCTCGGTGCCGTCCAAGGAGATCGACGAGGCCATCGGGCGCATCGCCGAACAGAACCGCATGGGCCGCCCGCAGCTCGAAGCCATGCTGAAGGCGCAGAACGTCCCGGTCTCCACCCTGCGCGAGCAGGTGCGGGCGCTGCTGTCCTGGCAGCGGGTGATGCAGCGCCGCATCCGGCAGGAGGTGGTGATCGGCGACGAGGAGATCGACGCCGTGATGCAGCGCATCAAGGCCAACATCGGCAAGCCGGAGTATCTGGTGGCCGAGATCTTCCTGGCCGTCGACAGCCCCGACCAGGACGAGGAGGTGCGGCGCAACGCCGAACGGCTGGTCGA from Azospirillum brasilense includes:
- a CDS encoding M17 family peptidase N-terminal domain-containing protein yields the protein MRIDPTRPAPRAGRPSREEPRGADEVRLCEARAAQVRHRRVTVATDRALGAAGQDLDQKTGGTLSRAMKASRFTGKKEETLAILAPAGVEFDRVLLVGIGKGEDLSEAALQASAAPSSPPWTVRRDRGLRPARLPDGGTVAPDAAAAELAFGAQLRSYRFDKYRTTEKKEAKPSLKKIIVLTAEPDAAKRAYGRLEPLAESVAYTAIWCRSRPTS
- a CDS encoding LptF/LptG family permease, whose amino-acid sequence is MALLKLPEIGQQIFPFVILFSGMFTFWRLTRSAELVVARAVGVSAWQFLTPVLIAALMIGAVKVTMINPVGAVFIAKYNQLQDRYLKLKSSSFDVSRSGLWLRQQEAGEQYFIHADGVNPLTFEMSQVIVLRFDTNMTYIGRVDAPRAVLRDRKWELQDATINLGKKESETVPAYVIPTELNRTTIEESFAAPETISFWDLPQFIRTLEATGFPAVRHRLHYQSLLSQPLLYVAMVLFAAAFSLRLPRRGGTMTMVSGGVLTGFVLFVMTDVIRTFGISETIPLAMAAWSPACVSVLLGTAVLLHLEDG